The Aspergillus luchuensis IFO 4308 DNA, chromosome 4, nearly complete sequence DNA window CTAAGGGGTTCCACCGGTTCCCACTCTAGTCCAGGAAAGCTGAATCGAACTCCTTTCCCACCCTCGCTGTGTCTTCCACCACTGTCATACGCGCCGTTCGTTACTATCCGCTATGAGGGCTACCAGGTGACTGGATAACACGCAAGAGGGAAGCACCATCGAGGAGTCAGGAAGACGATGCGGTGACCTCGGGTCATGTGACCACTCCCGTTCACAAATGTGCCCTTCGAAGTTCTGAGGAATATACTATGAGCAAGAGACTTCGGAGTCAAGGTTTCTGGAATATTCTTACAAACtagtcttcatcatcgtccataGCCCTGGCTGACTTCATGCAAGCAGTATGATATGCGTACAATTCAAGCTATACTGACATATCGATTGTATATCATATTTACTGACAGCTATAGTAAAACTAGATCGTCTGCAACTTAGTATATCATTTACACATCGATCCCAATGATATGACATCTTAGATACTACGCTGCCAGCTGCTCTTCCCAACCCGATTTACTGGATCACACTCTGGTTGAGGTACAGGTCGCAGGCATGCGGACGCTGCACACAATACTTGGGGACCAGGGCGGTCGCCTGCACCCCATTGGCCACTAGATACTCGCGGAAGTTCAGAATGCGCTGGGTCATCAGCGTCGTGCGCTTCTGCCCGTTCTCACGATTCCCAGACCATACCAGCTCCGCCAGCGCAGCGGCACGCGGCCAAATTAGACTGGAGACCGTCACATCATCCACTTGCTCTGACCAGAGCGGTGCCTCTGCCCCTATAATGTGCTGAGCCTGGGTAGCGGTTAAATTCTGCGTGAAGTCGTAGTCATAGATCCGCTGCCATGTCTTGTATGGCGCACACCACGAGCCCCCGTTGCCACCATAGTTGAAGTTGGGAGTGCTTGCATCGGGATTACTCATTACATCATAGCGAGGGTCATTTGTGAGAAACCCTCCTATCCCACAGTCCAGATACATAAAATCCGCTGATGATACAATCACATCGTAACCCTTGGCAGTCAGTTGATTAATATAGTCCAGGCCATTATTCCAGGTTTGCATCACGATATTCGTGGGGACATCATGTGCATGTTCTGTGGATAGTACAATGTCTTCCCACATGACCAGTTGTCGCGAGGTACTGTAGTTCTGGAAGATCGGCACAGCATGATCGATCCAGTACTGAGCCAGGTCATTGTAAGTACGCGACGGATCTTGCGCAAACCACTCAGTGACGTAGCTGCTGAAGTTGAAACAGTTCGGCTGGATCTCATCCGCTCCAACATGGAACCAGTTGTCTGGGAAGATACTGGACAGCTCATTGTAGACCTGTCGGACTACCTCATAGGTGccattatagataatatccATCTGGCCAGGCGGGGGCTCTACTGCAGTATGCAGGGCATAATTATCATTGGACCACCAGGAGTCGACGCAGGTCACCATCTGGGGGTCAACCTGCTTCCATCCAGAAGCGGAATGGCTAGGCATATCAAGCTCAGGGATAACCCGTACACCACGCGCTCGCGCATAAGCCACGACATTGCGCATATCAGCATGCGAATATACTTCGCGAGGAGAGTAAGCATCATAAATCATTTCTGGGTGTGCATCAATCTCCACGGGCCACGATTGGGTGTCTTCCATGTGCCAATGTAGAACATTTAGTTTCGAAAGAGACATGCCGTCCAGCTGCTCGTATATCTTGTTGACCGAGATGAAGTTTCGACCAGTGTCAATCATAATGCCCCGGTAAGGATAAAGCGGGGCATCCTGGATCTTAACTGGCTGTTCGATTATCAAACCGCCCTGTCCGTCGGCGATgaccagctgctggagagtGGTAAAGGCGTGGAGCGCTCCCCACACCGTGGGAGCCTCAATAACCACTGAGGTAGAGCCCTCGGTGACCTCCAGGGTGTAAGACTCGTCTACACCATGCTGAAGATCTGCAGCAACATCCAGCACGTTCACATCGACAAATTGGAGCGATGGAAGTGCCTGCGGGGACCTTTTAGTAGCCCCGGCCGTACCGGTGGGAAAGGGTTGATAAGACGGCACGGGACCTTGGGTTGCTGCAGGTACCCATTGCAGGGAGACGATAGAATTCCAGGCACGATTCCATCCATTGGCCAGAATGAAATCAGAAGTGTCCCTGGAGGTACGGAGACTAACGAAGTCGGCTAACTGCTTAGGACCCGACGAAGCCCAAGTGATGTTGCGTGGAGCTGGTAAGGGATTGACCTTGACGGCAGCGGCCCCAGCCACGAGCAACGTGAGGCACGCCAGccagagatgatgaagcagcATGACGGAGAATTAGTGTCGACACTCAGAGCGAGGACGGATGAAGAGTGCGGAGAATCATGGTGGGGGAAATTGGGGTtaaagaagcaaagaggaTAAGGATCAGCGGTGGCTGGATGCAGGGAGATACCATGAAACGGGGGAATGCATGAATGAACAGGAATGATGCGAAGCTATCTTGTTCTAGTTGACATAGTTGCCGCAggtaactagttagttagttactacggagtactttgTAATCATTATTGAGTCTAATTTGAACGATGATCAGCATCTGCCCGTGgaatgtttgtttgtttgttccaTTGCTTACTATACTCCGGATTCCAGCGCCTTACGGGCCTGGTTCTCCACGTGACCATTGACTTCCGTTAAGGTACCTACCCACTAAAGATGGTAGGCGGTCACCCGCCCCGTCATTATGCAATGGGCCATACGGAGTCCAGGCGGCAAGCATCGCGTACCTGCGCGATTCCGCCCTCTGGGTTTCTGTTGTTGAACTTCTAGCATCTTACTTTCACATTTACTTACCTTAGCTCGGTTGTTGGAACTAATTTTGGGTCCACAAGGCTGTGCATAACTGTATATTTTAATTGTACGCAGTCCTATTGGATCCGGGATTAACTAGGTGTCGTCTCTACGCATTCTTTCGGTAGTACTTTTGGTTACATCGCAGTGTTTGGCTCGCGACTCCCGATGACATCGATCATTTATGAGACATCAATAACCACGACAAGCCTACTTCTGGAGCGCTTTCTTTGGAATCCCTCCCCATTACGGGCGTGGGACGTCCTGCGAGTACCAACGCCAATCCGCGACGCAATTGGCGCAACATGGAGGATATCCGACCGACCGCGAAATGGGCGAATCGCATGTTGCGCCCCTTgaaatccatccaccaccgactCCAGAAACACTACGAGATTCGCAACAGCATAGCGGACACGAAATCGAAAGTCAAGCCCGATCCCCACGATTCCCACCGTTCGCGAGCCCCGCTAATCAACAAGAGAACCGGTAACGAACCAGGCTGCAATCTTTCAGACGAGGAACCCGACGATCCAGCATGGATCCCAGGAAACCGGGGAAATCGCCGGCCCCGGCATAATTACTCGAATCGCGGACAGAGGTATGGCGCACGGAGACGTAGTCGACTGCTGATCAAGAGCCCGGAAGTGCAGAGGACGCTGCCTGGCGCTATCGAAATCGCTACCCCATTGATCACAGGAACCATACCGGCACCCACGGAGGCGACCTTGTCTATTCGCAAACGGCTTTTTCGGAATTCGGGACCACCTCTGAGCGCTGTTGGGGCCAACAGGCAGTCGCGGACGAATAATCCCAGTTTTCCGGCATACCAGGGCTCATGGAAGGAAGTTTTGGATCTGACTGGAGACCCGGGCTTGGTGGATATTGCGCGATTCTTGGATCGCATGCTTATCAAATTTTTGGAGAATACCAGACCTGCTCCGACAATACACAAGCATGACGAGGAGAATCGCGGGGCCCGATCGTTACTATCTATGGCTGCGCGACGGCTGCCGGGGTTCATCGCCGAGGAGCAGCGCCTGCAGGATCAGGTGGAgccggatgaggatgttgacATGTGTGATGCATACTTTACTGAGCTCGAAGCTCAATATGCTCCTGGCGGCGGTGGGTGGCAGCCGCTCCGTGAAGCTGTGCGTGCGCAAGGCATCCACCTCATCTctgagatgatgatgagagaaTGGATACCCAGTTTGGCGGTCTGTCGCCTGCTAGGGGAATGTCTTGAGCACGGGGAGTTGGATGCCTTCGAAACACTTATGTCACAATATCTTACGACCATCAAGACTCACGACTACCCAACAGCTTTCGATCCTTCGAAACCTGTGGGCCACTGCGATAACCCTATCTACATATTGCGCATTTACTACTCGAAGGCCCCCGAACGAAGATCCTTTGTATTTGATGAGATGACAAAGCTCCTGTCTCGTAGGGCTCTTCCGCCCGAGTGGATGGTCACTACAAGATGGAAAAAGTGCGTGGATAGGGCTATTCGGTCACTATCAATTGGCGACGGAGATTCAGCTGCTGCGACCCGGACTATCGAAGCTATCATCCTTTCATCTGCTGGTATATATCCCGCCACGGATTCGCTGGTAGCTCGGAACAAGGGGAGAAAGGTACCTCGTTCTGTACGTCAGAAGGACACCCGTGCATCGGTAACGAATCCTACAAGCGTGCCTAAAGATCAATCTCCGTGTCCTGTTCCCATCCAAGATGCGCTCAGTAATCTTTCAGCGAGTCTAGTTACCGCACTGTGCGGCATGTATATGGCACGGACGCAAGCCTCCGGTGCCAATGACAAGGACACAGGCACGAAAGTCAGACATATTGTCGGAACGCTGTCTTTTGAGGTACAACGGGCAGTTGGATTGGTACTGTCGCGTCGCGAGATGGAGGGTCCAAGCTTCCAATCCCTGCGTCGGGGATACGTCTTGTTGGGTGAGTGGACGCTGCAGTGCACTGAAAGTTCCACGCCTGAGGTCATTAGCCAGTCCGGCGCCATCTCGCCAGAAAATCTAGAGTCGCTTTGTATATCGTTGATACACCAACAGGATGCAGTCAAACAGCTAGCAGAGTTTGTCCAACAACTGTTTCGATGCTGTGGGCATGCGCGCGAAGATGATCCTGCGAGGACACCTCGAAAAATTCGAGCTATCGTATGGCGGCTTGCGCGGCTGACGAGTATGAAGGGCATTTCTCTGCTCCTCGCCAAGGTAGCTGCGGAAACAGCAATGGCGTTGGCGGAGGTTACATTGGATGTGGATGACCACGCGTGGGCTCTCGAAATTCAAGAACAAGCCGCTTCATCCCAGCAAGAAGGGAATCTCCACCAATCTGCCGCATTGGCACATGTGCCACAAAACGATGTGATTCACCTGTACCGATGGGAAGAAAGCATTGGGGAATGGGTATCCAGCACGCCGGTCGCCAAACCTCTGGCGTCCCGTAATGCTGATGGCGCTTCAAGCCCTCTTGCTGCGACAACTAAGCGGAGACCATCGGCGCTCTCCTGCTCAACCAGTAGCAGATCGTCCAGCCCTGAACTttcggaggaggctgccTCCAGCGTgacatcatctgcgccatCGATGAGCGGGAAACGAGGACGCGGGACGAATGATTGGAGGCCACCGTCACCCAAGAGACTTCGGTCAagttcgaggaggatgagtgcAGCTCCAGTCGCGTCTAGCGCTTTGCCAGCGACACGTGAGCGCCTTGCTGCGGCTCGCTCCCTCGAGCCAGATTCTGCACCGATTGCCACCCGGGCACGAACGGCCCTTCGCGATTTACCCCAGGCCAAGAACAGCaccttgaagaagacgagacTACAACCAGGCCCGACTACACCCAGCATCTCCCGCGCGGACCCTATCAAAGTGACTCCCCTCATCGAGGTGGTTATCGTCAACCAGCCCGTATCGGTGAGGTCGCTGAATCGCACCCCCAGAACGGCACgaaaacaaccacaaccaccaccacagatTCCTAGTCCACCGGTGGTGCAAGGCCCTCGACGCTCCAATCGTACGCGACCTCCCCCAGTCGAGCGGGTCATTCCATGCTCGGACGATGACAGCGAGGACGAGCTGAGTTTTCTGTTGTGAAAGAGCGGGGTCATGATGGTTACTTTTGCCCGTTCAGTATGTGCGGACAGTGATGTGAAACTCGGAGTGGTTGTTGGCGACGTCTCATTTTTAGACGAACTGCTTATTCTAACCCCATCCATAGGTCATTGATGGTGTGGTCTCTGTTCATTTTCAATTAGAGTATCCTTGTGATTCTAAGGTTTTATTGGCGAAATGGGAGCGATTGATTAATTCCGGGCAGGAGTGGATTGATTGGTTAGGTTCAGTTTGAGGATTTCTTTTTGGTTTCTGgcttgattgatttgattgacGATGATACCCGCGGGCAAAGGCTTTCTTCCAATTTAGTTCAACTCTTATCCTTATATTTGTTCGAGCCCGCTATGTAAGATGCTAAGCTATGCCGGTGCCTCACCGTCTGAACTAATGAATGATATGAACCTCAACGCCGTCAAACCCCCCATCCCAAAAGCTTCGCTGTAAATCTATGGATCAACTAATTGACTATGCATGTTGCAGCGGGTATAGGAGCAGTCCTCGCTGCAGCTTTATATACAACTACGCATTATATCGTATAGGAATATACTAGTGTCGTGCCCCGCAGTCATATTCCGCGTCACTTCCCGCGTTAATCAGGTCTTGTCGAAGGTATTCCGCCTTCTATTCAGCTGCCAGCCGACGGCTCCGATCCCTGTAGCCTTAACAGTAGCCTAAAGAGCAAATGAACAGATGGTAGATGCCAATATTGGAAGTCTGGAGGCTTTGCGTGTGGCTAGTTGGTCCGCAGCTATCTTCCCGCTACGTATTAGGGATCACGATAGTGCTGATTGAACAGACAATGGTACATCACTGagtccaccatcatcacatgGACTCGAACTTGGATTTtactttctctccttccagtTCTGCGGGCTCGGCTAACTCTTCCTTTATTACTACCCTCTTATGCCGTAATTTCCTTGATGGCtgcctccagctccttcatgtTTCCACCCACGACGCGCTTCTCCTGCAGCTGACCATCCTTGTACAGGACAAACGTGGGCATAGCGCGCACCTCCAGTTCCTGCGCCACCGAGCGGACCTTATCGACGTCGACCTGGATGAAGCGCACATTGGTGTAGGTTTCGCTGAGCTTGCCGACCACTGGCGCAACGGCCTTGCACGGACCGCACCAGGTTGCGAAGAAGTCCACGACCACAGGACCGTTAGAGGTGAGCGCCTTGAAGATGACGGGGCTGGACCGGTCAGTGCCCACATTACTATCTGCGGAGGGGGAGTTAGGATGACGACTCACTTGTCAACCTCGATAACCTTTCCGTGAGACATGGTGGAtccggtggtgttgttgccgAAGAAGCGAGTACGGATGAAACGGAGGACTGTACGGCGTCAGTAAGCAGGCAGATGAAACACTATCCGTATGGCTTACCAAGGTAGACGACGATGGCGAGGATAATGCGGGAAAGCTCCATACTGGCGACGGGGAAACAGGCAGACGGACTgaagtgggtggagaggTTTAGTCCTCCGGATTAATCTCTCGGCGGGTGTCGCGAATTCTCAGCTAAATGGTGCCAAAAGGGTCAAGCTGCGCCAAGTGAATGATAAGTGAATTAGCAGGAAGATTTCAATACCAATCAACTACGTCACACTAGCAGTATAGCTCATGTTTtaatttcattatttttatctctctctttcgAGAACAACGCGCATGTGCTGACTAAACTACGGGGCAACGGAGAAAGTCACGCGCCGATGACATGGTGAATGCGATCGATACTGtttgtacggagtacacctGAACTGATTTATTTGTGACCCTGCTAGAAGCGGTCACTGAATCTTCAGCTTGACTACTGGTAGACtgtaataatactaatactagtagtacgtacCTTTTGGTGATCCTACTTCAGTCAGTACTTACTAAGTGGTCTGGAACCGACCGGATCTGATTGGGCGTTATTTTTATCCGCAGGATAGCTGACAAAGCCAGCACAACCAGCACAACCAGCAcaactaactagttatcACTCCAGATCATGGCGGCGATTGCCTCCCTGAAGATGgcggagtagtagtgatCGACGAGGCGAATACGCGTCAACCATCATCTAAAGATGTCCCTTCCCTTCAATTGATCTACTTCAACTCAACATGGCAGGCAAGAAAGGCCCCGTCCTACCCTACCGCCGGGGCTCAGACGCCTCCGAAgccgacttcttcgacaTTCCCGAAGAGCCCTGCTGGTCCATCATCAAGCGCCAGCTCCGCTATCTTAAGAGTCCGCGGGCCTGGCTCGccatcttcgtcttcgtgCTGTTTGTCCTATTGCTGCGTCGAGAGaaacctccgcctccgcccctTCCTCATATTGATTACGACCGAGTCGATTGGTCGCTCTACGCCTACAGCCAGTATGCGACGTCGAGCCCATACCTGTGCAATGCGCTTATCGTCTTCGATACTCTGCAGCGGCTTGGCAGCCGAGCGCAGCGGGTGCTCTTCTACCCCGAGAACTGGGACGTGCTGGTAGATGACGATCGCGACCGGGACAGCCAGCTGCTGGCGATGGCCCAGGAGAAATACAATGTGCTGTTGGTGCCGATTGATGTGCAGATGGTCAAGGCAGGATCGGGTAGGTCACTCATTACAACGGTTCGAGGTGTCAACGGCGTCAGGAGCTAATGCAGGAAGAATAGGACCAAGCGAGTCCTGGGACAAGAGCATCTCAAAGCTTCTTGCCTTCGGAGAGACCGAATTCGAACGTGTCATTCACATCGATTCCGACGTCAGCGTTCTACAAAACATGGACGAATTGTTCTTCCTCCCGCCCTCTCAAGTCGCCATGCCCCGCGCCTACTGGGAACTGCCCGATATCAAGCAGCTCTCGTCTCTCTTGATTGTCCTCCAGCCGTCCTACAAAGAGTGGTATGCGTTGATGGATAAGGCTCAGGCCATTTCGTACGGACAGGTCGACTCGAACGTCAGCTCGCGAGTTAGGTACGATATGGAACTGATGAACGAACGGTACGCGGATTCGGCCTTGGTTCTACCGCACCGACAGTACGGACTGGTCACCGGCGAGTTTCGCAAAGACGACCACCGGGCGTTCCTGGGTAATGAGCATGAAGAATGGGATCCGGAAAAGGTACTAGCGGAAGCGAAGCTGGTTCATTTCTCCGACTGGCCGCTGCCCAAGCCGTGGGTGATGTGGCCGCAGGAATTGTTGGCCGATATGCTGCCCAAGTGTAAGGTCAAGCCAGGCACGATGCATGAGAGTGGGTGCAAGGATCGTGAGATTTGGAAGAAGCTCTACGATGATTTCCGGCGGAGACGAAGGGTCTGTTCATTCCTCCTGTCTAATTGATGTGTTCTTGTTGCTAATGATGGTCGACAGGACGTGTGTAAACTGCTCAGCTATCCGGCGCCAAACTGGCCGCCTCGGGAGAAACCCCAGGGTCCTCTGGAGGCGGCACCAGAGGGTGTTCCAGTTCCTCATGCTAATTGATTTCAGTGTTGTGTATTTGGCATGGTGTTTCGGATGTGGTTACGGGTTTCGCAGATTGTATATAGACAACATGGATAATTTTGACTGCACATTGGCGCCGATGGATTGTACGATAAGTGAATGGgcatattaaatatttccAATGACCGCTGCCTGTGCCGTAGCACTAGGCATCGTCAACCCCTGTGACCTGTCATCGCGGTTGACGCCTAGTACTTCTTATATGACGGTCACGACATGATCGAATCAATTCAATTGGTATCagtttttattcttataccgCATTAGTGTTACCAACAAGGATAAGAGAGATGAATTATCCACCTAAAAGAAGTAGCTTTGATAGACTCTCAGGTCTCTGTTCAATTTCAGTCATCACACTCAATCaggtgttcttcttccactgctAGCAGTCCATTCCCTATATACATGTTGTGTGCTGCTTCGCGGGAACAACGCGTGGTGTTGTAATGCACGTGACCCGCATTAAAGGTGCCACTTGAGCTCAACTGCGATGGGAAATACGTAATTGATAATTCAGCACCGTCTGCCTCTGCATGGGGAACTCATATATGGTGAGTTATTGCTGGTCAAAAATTCTCATTGGGCTCCCTTTTACGTCTTCTCTTAATTAACATGAATAACCGTTTGACTTGCTGTAGATCGCTGGAACAATTTAGACAGAATCGCCACAGTCAAAATCGGATCGCATATGGATAAGGTCGCGCATACagtataataagatatataagaaagaatGGCATCCTGGATCCAACGCCAGAGTGGATCTCATCACACACAGCTTGCGGCTACAGCAGTGATTTCGGGAGCTGCGGTCGCTGGTGCGATACTTGGCTACCAGGCTTTCAAAAGGAAGGATGCGGTGCAGCGCCTCAAGGCATCCATCCCAGATGTCAATGACCAACACCATGTTGAAAAGGTATCCTAGGTTCTTCGcgttatattatagtaatacCATCTAACTTTCGCGAAGCTCACAGAATACGGTGTCGCGGCTGCAGCGCAGCTGAGCAAGGAAGATGAACGCAGTGCGCTCCTCGCTCGGAGAGCGCAGGAAGGAGACTACGATGATGGTACTGGCTTTGCTTGGAATACTCCCCTACAATTGTTGCGATGGATATTTGGCTAATTTCATTTATTTCCGTCTAGAGCTCATCCTCGAACAACTTGCTCGAAACCGTGTTTTCCTGTCCGATGAAGGCCTCGCGAAGCTCCGCTCGTCATACATAATCGTTGTCggatgtggaggagtcgGGTCGCATGCTGTGGCATCCCTTGCCCGCTCGGGTGTTTCCAAGATCCGCCTGATCGATTTTGATCAGGTCACGCTTTCCTCCTTAAACCGACATGCTCTCGCGACGCTGGCCGACGTCGGAACGCCGAAGGTGCATTGTATCCGCAAAAGACTGGAGCAGATCACACCGTGGGTGAAGTTTGACTGCCGGAACGAACTCTTCGGGGGATCAGTCGCCGACAGACTTCTTGCGCCTTGGAGTTGGGACGACAACGACAAAGGACACAAGCCTGACTATGTACTGGACTGCATCGACAACATTACGTCCAAGGTGGAGCTGCTTCATTACTGCCACTCGCACTCCATTCCCGTGATTTCGGCAATGGGAGCAGGATGCAAGTCAGACCCTACTCGTGTTACGGTTGGTGATATTTCACTTAGTACGGATGATCCGCTGTCGCGGAGCACTCGTCGACGCCTCAAGTTGTTAGGCGTCAATACCGGTATCCCTGTTGTTTTCTCCACTGAAAAGCCCGGTCCTGGTAAAGCcactcttcttccactcaACGAGGCAGAATTCAGCAAAGGAGAAGTTGGTGAACTGAGTGTATTGCCCGATTTTCGGGCGCGGATCCTCCCTGTGCTGGGAACAATGCCTGCAGTGTTTGGCTACACTGTGGCGAACCACGTCATTTGCGACATTTCCGGCTATCCGATGGACTACAGCGTAGGTGGAAAGGGTCGGGATAAGTTGTACGATGGTGTCTTGGCAGCCTTGCAGGGAACGCTCGAGCGCTTGGCCCGGGCGGAGCATGGCCCTAGCCTTGTCGGGCTTCGCCTTCCCATCAGCAAGGATGACGTCGGATATCTGGTCGATGAGATCTTCCGCGGCAAGAGCGTTGTTAGTGGCCTCCCCAGTCGAGTCAGTCTTGTTCCCTGGGAGCGGCCTGAGCGAGGATTCGGACCTGATCCGGAGTGGATGAAGCAGGGGCAGACCTTTGTTCTGCTTGAGTTGAAGGATTTAGTGTGTATGACTAAGGATGAAGCTGTACGGCATGAAAAAGAAGTGCTTCTGGGTGGtaagcagctgcaggaggTATACGATTCCAAGACGATTGAAATGGTGCAGAAGCGTCAACGGGAGATGGAGTTTCACGAGCAATATCGCTAATGACGCGGAGACACCAACGACTAGTGCTTCTTCAGGGACCAAGATACAGATGGCACTAGCACCTGGCACCAAGAGTCATAGCTACAAGTTGAAAACCTCGAGCCCTGCTTGGCTTTTGACAGTCTGACAGGCGGGTCTCAGGTGATGACCCACGAGTGTGGCAGGGTCGAGGGAAGCCGGCTCCTGACATTTTCTTGGTCGCATTGCAGACGTAAACCCAGCTACAGATTTTGGTGAAAGCCCCATCTCGCCCAATGAGTGTTTGGTCTTTGTGAAGATAGCATAATTGGAGTAGAGACTACAAGACGGGCCGGGATGTGAGTAAATTGGTACCATATCCAGACATGGCAGTCAAGTATCGAGCAAGGCAGGAGGATGTTCTGGCTGGGAGGACAAGATGGTTTGATATTGGATATAAGTGGCAGCTAGAAGATGTTGATAACAGCTAGACTGAATATAAACAAAGCCTAGAATACTTCAATTACAAGAAATACAGTATCAATGTACCACTGAAGCATTTGCCAGAAATTTCCAATCCGGTTATCTCCTTTGCAGAATATCGTAAAGGTCTAATATGTGCGGTAAAAAGTCCCTATCCTATCTCTCACATAATAGGAATATCCAGGCGTGGAGGAACCATGAGCGATAGAACATCATAAACTGATATCAAGAATCAATCATTGATATGACCGCGCGTCCTTAGGTGCTCGAAGTCATAACTTACCTAAACTTTCCTGATAACCCCTGATCATCCGCACCCTCCAGTATCATGATTTTCCTTCATGCTAGTATGATCAggttcttataaaaaatatttaattctatttactATCATAGATATTTCCTGTTCTAAGTCTAAGTATCAAACAGATAAGTCTAATAATCCTTTCACCACAACCACTGTTTGACAGAGTGTTAATCCAAAACTAATTAGAACTTATAAGATGATTATAAAAATCGTATTTATCATAGTAACTCGCGGAAAATAAacataatcttttataaggTCTTCATAAGTAGAGCTCGAACGTGAATGCTGAAGAGAATTTGACTCTGATGGCttatggagagagagagagaatagatagaaaagaaaagtaaaacaTGTTTTACACGAGAACGTCCAGCGTTCAGAGATCAGTGTTATGTTCttcacatccatcatgaaaTGATGTCAAAGGAGGATCGACCTGTTATTGAGCATCCTGGTCTTGTATAGCAACGCCACATACGCTCTGTTCACGTTAGTATCCTCAGCGAGAATTACATTGAAGCCAGGAAGAATTGGAAGTACCTGTCGTCTAGTCATAAATTCCTTGTACATCCCTAGCCAGATCTCTCGGAGATGGCAGTCATCTCGCTGACTAGTAGCAGGGTTGACCTCGCAAGGAGGCTGGGTCTGCTCGATCACATGTTGAGTAGCGGCAACCCATGGCTAGCGCCAGACTTAGCACAATCCCAAGGGGTCCATAGGGTATCAAATCCTTGTTGTTAACGTACCTTGGGAACTGGCCAGTCAGAGAAATGGAGGTATTTAGCTGTTCTTAGAACTTCGTCCGCATCCCACGGTTCATATGTATTTCCCAGATAGGCCTCATGGTTCTTGGCGCGGAATTCTCCCGTCAAAAGCATGTAAGGGCGGTGCGG harbors:
- a CDS encoding tRNA threonylcarbamoyladenosine dehydratase (BUSCO:EOG09261HB6;~COG:O;~EggNog:ENOG410PHJR;~InterPro:IPR000594,IPR035985;~PFAM:PF00899;~TransMembrane:1 (o16-37i);~go_function: GO:0008641 - ubiquitin-like modifier activating enzyme activity [Evidence IEA]); translated protein: MASWIQRQSGSHHTQLAATAVISGAAVAGAILGYQAFKRKDAVQRLKASIPDVNDQHHVEKLTEYGVAAAAQLSKEDERSALLARRAQEGDYDDELILEQLARNRVFLSDEGLAKLRSSYIIVVGCGGVGSHAVASLARSGVSKIRLIDFDQVTLSSLNRHALATLADVGTPKVHCIRKRLEQITPWVKFDCRNELFGGSVADRLLAPWSWDDNDKGHKPDYVLDCIDNITSKVELLHYCHSHSIPVISAMGAGCKSDPTRVTVGDISLSTDDPLSRSTRRRLKLLGVNTGIPVVFSTEKPGPGKATLLPLNEAEFSKGEVGELSVLPDFRARILPVLGTMPAVFGYTVANHVICDISGYPMDYSVGGKGRDKLYDGVLAALQGTLERLARAEHGPSLVGLRLPISKDDVGYLVDEIFRGKSVVSGLPSRVSLVPWERPERGFGPDPEWMKQGQTFVLLELKDLVCMTKDEAVRHEKEVLLGGKQLQEVYDSKTIEMVQKRQREMEFHEQYR
- the GNT1_1 gene encoding N-acetylglucosaminyltransferase (COG:S;~EggNog:ENOG410QEFX;~InterPro:IPR029044,IPR030518;~TransMembrane:2 (i45-62o82-102i);~go_component: GO:0005794 - Golgi apparatus [Evidence IEA];~go_function: GO:0008375 - acetylglucosaminyltransferase activity [Evidence IEA];~go_process: GO:0006487 - protein N-linked glycosylation [Evidence IEA]) — protein: MAGKKGPVLPYRRGSDASEADFFDIPEEPCWSIIKRQLRYLKSPRAWLAIFVFVLFVLLLRREKPPPPPLPHIDYDRVDWSLYAYSQYATSSPYLCNALIVFDTLQRLGSRAQRVLFYPENWDVLVDDDRDRDSQLLAMAQEKYNVLLVPIDVQMVKAGSGPSESWDKSISKLLAFGETEFERVIHIDSDVSVLQNMDELFFLPPSQVAMPRAYWELPDIKQLSSLLIVLQPSYKEWYALMDKAQAISYGQVDSNVSSRVRYDMELMNERYADSALVLPHRQYGLVTGEFRKDDHRAFLGNEHEEWDPEKVLAEAKLVHFSDWPLPKPWVMWPQELLADMLPKCKVKPGTMHESGCKDREIWKKLYDDFRRRRRDVCKLLSYPAPNWPPREKPQGPLEAAPEGVPVPHAN